One window of Chamaesiphon minutus PCC 6605 genomic DNA carries:
- a CDS encoding response regulator, producing the protein MSINSRPIEVLLVEDNPGDVHLTRIALADREVNVNLSVVADGVEAINFLHCQGEYHHAVHPDLILLDWNLPRKNGPEVLIEIKADERLQRIPVVVLTTSQAEEDILRAYNLHANCYITKPVDFNQFVQIVQSIEDFWFSIVQLPPQ; encoded by the coding sequence ATGTCCATAAACAGCCGCCCGATTGAAGTTTTGCTCGTTGAAGATAATCCAGGAGACGTACATCTGACTCGCATTGCTCTAGCAGATAGAGAAGTCAATGTCAATCTCAGCGTCGTGGCTGACGGTGTCGAAGCAATAAACTTTCTCCACTGTCAGGGTGAATATCATCACGCTGTGCATCCCGATCTAATTTTGCTAGATTGGAATCTACCACGCAAAAATGGACCAGAAGTATTGATTGAGATTAAAGCGGACGAACGCTTGCAACGCATTCCAGTGGTGGTGCTCACCACATCCCAAGCTGAAGAGGATATTCTCAGAGCCTACAATCTCCACGCCAACTGCTATATCACCAAACCTGTAGACTTCAATCAATTTGTTCAAATTGTGCAGTCGATCGAAGATTTTTGGTTTAGTATCGTTCAATTACCACCTCAATAA